The following nucleotide sequence is from Trifolium pratense cultivar HEN17-A07 linkage group LG2, ARS_RC_1.1, whole genome shotgun sequence.
atttaCAGTTTTGCTTCGATCAAATTCAGTGCATATTCAATGACTTTAACGTCTTCAATGTTGCAAATTCGGAGGCATGACTATTTCGGACATTTGAATCTTCTCATATCAATTGTAGGCCGTGTAATTATGTTGTtctatgctattaactcggatgctgtgagcTTGTTCGCAAATTCattctttttagtttttgttgaacttgaatatgtaatgatttcgattgatgtactttacaaatttgaatgaatatcgttatcttttagtaaaaaaaaaaataaataataacatgtacatttttttttcctattcaTTATTGCAACATCAACAAATGCATGCCATGTCATTAAAATTGGAGAggatcgtaaaaaaaaatgttaatttttaaaataggaagacaaaaaaattaagttttaaaataggaagattaaaaattcaaaaatattaaaataaaataccaaaagtgcatttaagcttaatttttatttgctaCATAGTGtagatattttgttttttaaggaAGAGCGGTAGATATTTGACATTAATGATTCGACCGGAACCAGTATCAGTGTTTGCTGACGTGTATCAAGTCAAACTAAAGAGGagtgtaacaaaaaataaaaacagaaaactttatgatttaattaacttaaattacaaaaataaaattgaatgaatgacCGTTACAATTAGGAAAGTTTTGAATTCTAAACCCAAACTTGAAAACAGTTTCAATTTGCAACCCATAGCTACAAACTAGAAATGGCAACAACaacagaagaagaacaagaagagtaCATGCAACAACTCAGATCCAAAGCAACAGAACTTTTCATCAGAGAAGAATGGAACGATTCAATTCAAGCATATTCCCAATTCATCACTCTCTGCACCCACAATCTCTCTCTTCCTCACTCTGACCCACAAAAACTTCACAAATCTCTCTGCATAGCCCTCTGCAACCGCGCCGAAGCTAAATCCAGATTACGTGATTTCAACTCCGCATTGCAAGATTGTGATCATGCTTTGCAACTTGATGCTACCCATTTCAAAACCCTAGTTTGCAAAGGTAAGATTTTGCTTTTTCTTAATAGATACTCAATGGCTCTTCATTGCTTTAAAACAGCTCTTCTTGATCCTCAAGCTAGTGGGAACTCTGAATTTCTTGTTgggtattttgaaaaatgtaaaaagtttgaatttttatcaaGGACTGGGAATTTGGATCTTTCTGATTGGGTTTTGAATGGGTTTCCTGGTAAGGCTCCTGAACTTGCTGAGTATATTGGTTCTGTTGAGATTAGAAAATCGGAAATTAGTGGGCGTGGGGTTTTCGCAACAAAGAATATTGATGCAGGGTCTTTGATTTTGGTTACTAAGGCAATTGCAATTGAGAGGAGTATATTGGCAGGTAAAGATTTGAGTGAGGATACACAATTAGTTATGTGGAAGAATTTTATTGATAAAGTTGTTGATTTTGTTAGAAAATGTCATAAGACTAGGGATTTGATTGGTAAATTGTCAATTGGGGAAAATGAGGATGAACTTGAGGTGCCTGATGTAGAACTCTTTAGGCCTGAGAGCATTGGTGAAATGCATTCAAGTGAggatattgatattgatatggTGAAGTTATTGGCTATATTGGATGTTAATTCTCTAACTGAGGATGCAGTTTCGGCCAATGTTTTGAGGAAGAACAATGATTGTTATGGTGTTGGGTTAT
It contains:
- the LOC123908608 gene encoding methyltransferase FGSG_00040 — translated: MATTTEEEQEEYMQQLRSKATELFIREEWNDSIQAYSQFITLCTHNLSLPHSDPQKLHKSLCIALCNRAEAKSRLRDFNSALQDCDHALQLDATHFKTLVCKGKILLFLNRYSMALHCFKTALLDPQASGNSEFLVGYFEKCKKFEFLSRTGNLDLSDWVLNGFPGKAPELAEYIGSVEIRKSEISGRGVFATKNIDAGSLILVTKAIAIERSILAGKDLSEDTQLVMWKNFIDKVVDFVRKCHKTRDLIGKLSIGENEDELEVPDVELFRPESIGEMHSSEDIDIDMVKLLAILDVNSLTEDAVSANVLRKNNDCYGVGLWLLPSFINHSCCPNGRRLHVGDYLIVHASRDLKAGEEITLAYLDPLTSLNKRKDMSVTWGIHCKCKRCKFEGEILFSKQEMKEIEIGIERGMDVGGLVYKLEEQMKRWKVRGKEKGYLRASFWSLYSEAYGSERCMKRWGRRIPALDAVVDSITDVVGGDHRVLKILMEELKKKGGGSGGGNLEMEKVFKLAREVYGKVVKKQAMKTLLELCIAD